The following proteins are co-located in the Brachybacterium sacelli genome:
- a CDS encoding acetate/propionate family kinase — protein MTDTSSDARVLVINSGSSSLKFQLLAPSDGTVDAAGIVERVGQDQGTASITAGERESDVTGPVPDHVEAMRIVQQLFEDVDLALSEDRIRAVGHRVVQGGARYAEPVLIDDQVRWDIHDLGKLAPLHNYAAVEGIDGAKQLLPNVPHIAVFDTAFFTSLPEAAANYALNREIATEYKVRRYGAHGTSHQYVSATVSELLAAQGRDVEGLRQIVLHLGNGASASAVRGDRAVETSMGLTPLEGLVMGTRTGDIDPTIYFHLHRRAGIGPAEIDDILNKRSGMMGMCGMSDFRDITAAVEAGDEAATLATDIYVHRLRKYLGSYTFVLGGLDVLTFTAGIGENVPMVRERLLTGLEELGIELDPAANAARSAEPRVISTPDSRVLVMIVPTNEELSIAQQAAAVAREGA, from the coding sequence ATGACCGACACCTCGTCCGACGCCCGCGTCCTCGTCATCAACTCCGGCTCGTCCTCGCTGAAGTTCCAGCTGCTGGCCCCGTCCGACGGGACGGTCGACGCGGCCGGCATCGTCGAGCGGGTGGGTCAGGACCAGGGCACCGCGTCGATCACCGCCGGCGAGCGGGAATCCGACGTCACCGGGCCCGTCCCCGACCACGTCGAGGCGATGAGGATCGTCCAGCAGCTGTTCGAGGACGTGGACCTGGCGCTGAGCGAGGACCGGATCCGCGCCGTCGGCCACCGGGTGGTCCAGGGCGGCGCCCGCTACGCCGAGCCCGTGCTCATCGACGACCAGGTGCGATGGGACATCCACGATCTCGGCAAGCTCGCCCCGCTGCACAACTACGCGGCCGTCGAGGGGATCGACGGGGCGAAGCAGTTGCTGCCGAACGTGCCGCACATCGCGGTCTTCGACACCGCGTTCTTCACGAGCCTGCCCGAGGCCGCCGCGAACTACGCACTGAACCGCGAGATCGCGACGGAGTACAAGGTGCGCCGTTACGGTGCCCACGGCACCAGCCACCAGTACGTCTCGGCCACCGTCTCCGAGCTGCTGGCGGCGCAGGGTCGGGACGTCGAGGGCCTGCGCCAGATCGTGCTGCACCTGGGCAACGGGGCGTCGGCCTCGGCGGTGCGCGGCGACCGGGCGGTGGAGACCTCGATGGGTCTCACCCCGCTGGAGGGCCTGGTGATGGGCACCCGCACCGGCGACATCGACCCGACGATCTACTTCCACCTCCACCGCCGCGCCGGCATCGGCCCCGCGGAGATCGACGACATCCTCAACAAGCGCTCCGGGATGATGGGCATGTGCGGGATGAGCGACTTCCGTGACATCACGGCCGCGGTCGAGGCCGGGGACGAGGCCGCGACCCTGGCCACCGACATCTACGTGCACCGTCTGCGCAAGTACCTGGGCTCCTACACCTTCGTCCTCGGCGGTCTGGACGTGCTGACCTTCACCGCCGGCATCGGCGAGAACGTCCCGATGGTGCGCGAGCGCCTGCTGACCGGCCTCGAGGAGCTCGGCATCGAGCTGGATCCCGCGGCGAACGCCGCCCGCAGCGCGGAGCCGCGCGTGATCTCGACGCCGGACTCGCGGGTGCTGGTGATGATCGTGCCGACCAACGAGGAGCTCTCGATCGCGCAGCAGGCCGCCGCGGTGGCCCGCGAGGGCGCCTGA
- a CDS encoding GuaB3 family IMP dehydrogenase-related protein, producing MSEIEIGRNKRGRRSYSFDDVAVVPSRRTRDPEDVSTAWQVDAYHFDIPIFAAPMDSLMSPETAIELGQLGGLGVLDLEGLWTRYEDPTAQFDQVAGASDDQVVDVMREIYAEPIKPELIRDRIQQLRDAGVTAAGSLSPQRTQEHWRTVVDAGVDLFFIRGTTVSAEHVSTGREPLNLKRFIYELDVPVIVGGCATYTAALHLMRTGAAGVLVGFGGGASQTTEETLGISVPLASAVADVAAARRDYMDESGGRYVHVIADGGLGRSGDIVKAVACGADGLMVGAALARAEEAPGRGHHWGSEAHHPTLTRGHRVDVTTAAPLEQILFGPSLGADGTTNLVGALRHAMATTGYTDLKEFQRIEVVTTV from the coding sequence ATGAGCGAGATCGAGATCGGCCGGAACAAGCGCGGACGCCGCAGCTACAGCTTCGATGACGTCGCGGTGGTGCCCTCCCGGCGCACCCGCGACCCGGAGGACGTCTCCACGGCCTGGCAGGTGGACGCCTATCACTTCGACATCCCGATCTTCGCCGCCCCCATGGACTCGCTGATGTCCCCGGAGACCGCGATCGAGCTCGGGCAGCTCGGCGGACTCGGGGTGCTCGACCTGGAGGGTCTGTGGACCCGCTACGAGGATCCGACGGCCCAGTTCGACCAGGTCGCTGGGGCGTCCGACGACCAGGTCGTCGACGTCATGCGGGAGATCTACGCAGAACCGATCAAGCCCGAGCTGATCCGTGACCGCATCCAGCAGCTGCGCGACGCCGGGGTCACCGCCGCCGGGTCGCTGTCCCCGCAGCGCACCCAGGAGCACTGGCGGACCGTCGTCGACGCGGGCGTGGACCTGTTCTTCATCCGTGGCACCACCGTCTCCGCCGAGCACGTCTCGACGGGACGGGAGCCGCTGAACCTCAAGAGATTCATCTACGAGCTCGACGTCCCGGTCATCGTCGGCGGCTGCGCCACCTACACGGCCGCCCTGCACCTGATGCGCACCGGCGCCGCCGGTGTGCTGGTCGGCTTCGGCGGCGGCGCCTCGCAGACCACCGAGGAGACCCTCGGCATCTCGGTGCCGCTGGCGAGCGCGGTGGCCGACGTCGCCGCCGCCCGCCGCGACTACATGGACGAGTCCGGGGGCCGCTACGTGCACGTCATCGCCGACGGCGGCCTCGGTCGCTCGGGCGACATCGTCAAGGCCGTCGCCTGCGGCGCCGACGGGTTGATGGTGGGGGCGGCGCTCGCCCGCGCCGAGGAGGCGCCCGGCCGCGGTCACCACTGGGGCAGCGAGGCGCACCACCCGACCCTCACCCGCGGCCACCGTGTCGACGTGACGACGGCGGCCCCGCTCGAGCAGATCCTCTTCGGGCCCTCCCTCGGGGCCGACGGCACCACCAACCTGGTCGGCGCCCTGCGCCACGCGATGGCCACCACCGGGTACACGGACCTCAAGGAGTTCCAGCGCATCGAGGTCGTCACCACGGTGTGA
- a CDS encoding DUF3817 domain-containing protein — protein sequence MPTPRPLDDVACRTSFARFRVASIVEGIALLVLVTIMIMRYVVFGGDAWFTSTSPLWEHVSSVWSPIHGLIYMIYVILGFDLWLKMRWALPRMLLLMFFGVVPVLSFFGERWTHQQVEVDLQQRPTLQDEAEAAPGA from the coding sequence GTGCCCACCCCCCGCCCCCTGGACGATGTCGCCTGCAGGACCTCCTTCGCCCGCTTCCGCGTGGCCTCGATCGTGGAGGGCATCGCGCTGCTCGTGCTGGTGACCATCATGATCATGCGCTACGTCGTGTTCGGCGGCGACGCCTGGTTCACCTCGACCTCCCCGCTGTGGGAGCACGTCTCCTCGGTGTGGTCGCCGATCCACGGGCTGATCTACATGATCTACGTGATCCTCGGCTTCGACCTGTGGCTGAAGATGCGCTGGGCGCTGCCGAGGATGCTCCTGCTGATGTTCTTCGGCGTGGTCCCGGTGCTGTCCTTCTTCGGGGAGCGCTGGACCCATCAGCAGGTGGAGGTGGACCTGCAGCAGCGACCCACCCTCCAGGACGAGGCGGAGGCGGCGCCGGGCGCCTGA
- a CDS encoding SURF1 family protein: MLRTALRPRFLGLLALMVVATLVCGLLASWQWDRAHQAITDEADGAERRGDLEEVLDVGEAVTNAIVGDIVTATGHYDPDEQVVVPGRNIDGTDAAIVVTALQVDLADGSTARLPVARGWVPADELTGPDGEIDPTLAPEVPAGEVEVTGRLEASESASGGVDNGVVEEIATPMLVNEWGSPMYSGYLAQVDPNAGLQPMPEAESDFSKGLNWQNIGYSFQWVLFGGFFLYLWWRSVRTAYLDELAARREAMEESLRGNGPTESSEPAEPAESAESADPASGTPREPAVAGSSSPTASTSPTPDKDV; encoded by the coding sequence ATGCTCCGCACCGCCCTCCGCCCGCGCTTCCTCGGGCTGCTCGCCCTGATGGTGGTGGCGACTCTCGTGTGCGGGTTGCTCGCCAGCTGGCAGTGGGACCGGGCGCATCAGGCGATCACCGACGAGGCCGACGGCGCCGAGCGTCGCGGCGACCTCGAGGAGGTGCTCGACGTCGGCGAGGCGGTCACCAATGCGATCGTCGGCGACATCGTCACCGCGACGGGGCACTACGACCCGGATGAGCAGGTCGTCGTTCCCGGGCGCAACATCGACGGCACCGACGCGGCCATCGTCGTCACGGCCCTGCAGGTCGACCTCGCCGACGGCTCCACCGCCCGCCTGCCGGTGGCACGCGGCTGGGTTCCGGCCGACGAGCTCACCGGGCCCGACGGCGAGATCGATCCCACGCTCGCCCCGGAGGTGCCCGCGGGCGAGGTCGAGGTGACCGGCCGGCTCGAGGCCAGCGAATCCGCCTCGGGCGGGGTCGATAACGGCGTGGTCGAGGAGATCGCCACCCCGATGCTGGTCAACGAGTGGGGATCACCCATGTACTCCGGCTACCTCGCACAGGTCGACCCGAACGCGGGGCTGCAGCCGATGCCGGAGGCCGAGTCCGACTTCAGCAAGGGGCTGAACTGGCAGAACATCGGATACTCCTTCCAGTGGGTCCTGTTCGGCGGCTTCTTCCTCTACCTGTGGTGGCGCTCCGTGCGCACCGCGTACCTCGACGAGCTCGCCGCGCGGCGCGAGGCGATGGAGGAGTCCCTGCGGGGCAACGGGCCGACAGAGTCCTCGGAGCCCGCCGAGCCCGCTGAGTCCGCTGAGTCTGCTGACCCCGCGTCCGGAACCCCCCGTGAGCCGGCCGTCGCCGGCTCCTCCTCTCCCACCGCTTCCACTTCTCCGACCCCCGACAAGGACGTGTGA